In Burkholderia gladioli, a genomic segment contains:
- the hpnK gene encoding hopanoid biosynthesis-associated protein HpnK: MATSPPRALIFTADDFGLHPRVNAAVERAHREGVLTAASLMVAAPAAHDAVARARRLPSLAVGLHLVLADGAAMLPAREIPALVGADGRFGDAMARDGCRFFFLPRVRAQLRREIRAQFEAFAASGLPLDHVNAHKHFHLHPTVLSMIVEIGRDYGLRAVRLPFERSAPAWLRPWIALVRARLDRAGIAHNDYVVGIERTGHMDERALLDAIAALPPSGVGEIYSHPAEPGDGPITPSMHDYRPGEELAALLSPRVAAALEAAGVARGGFAAVFGEAGGANGAGRGAASRQGDAQANAERASRASSR, translated from the coding sequence ATGGCCACGTCGCCGCCGCGCGCGCTGATCTTCACCGCCGACGATTTCGGCCTGCATCCGCGCGTCAACGCGGCGGTCGAGCGCGCGCATCGCGAGGGCGTGCTGACGGCCGCGAGCCTGATGGTGGCGGCGCCCGCCGCGCACGACGCGGTAGCGCGCGCGCGGCGGCTGCCCTCGCTGGCGGTCGGGCTGCACCTGGTGCTGGCCGATGGCGCGGCGATGCTGCCGGCGCGCGAGATCCCGGCGCTGGTGGGGGCCGACGGCCGCTTCGGCGACGCGATGGCGAGGGACGGCTGCCGCTTCTTCTTCCTGCCGCGGGTGCGCGCGCAACTGCGTCGCGAGATCCGCGCGCAATTCGAGGCTTTCGCGGCGAGCGGGCTGCCGCTCGATCACGTCAACGCGCACAAGCATTTCCACCTGCATCCCACCGTGTTGTCGATGATCGTCGAGATCGGGCGCGACTATGGGCTGCGCGCGGTGCGCCTGCCTTTCGAGCGTTCCGCGCCGGCCTGGCTGCGCCCCTGGATCGCGCTGGTGCGCGCCAGGCTCGACCGGGCGGGAATCGCGCACAACGACTACGTGGTCGGGATCGAGCGTACCGGGCACATGGACGAGCGCGCGCTGCTCGATGCGATCGCGGCGCTGCCGCCCTCGGGCGTCGGCGAGATCTACTCGCATCCGGCCGAGCCCGGCGACGGCCCGATCACGCCCTCGATGCACGACTACCGTCCCGGCGAGGAACTCGCGGCGCTGCTGTCGCCGCGCGTGGCGGCCGCGCTCGAGGCGGCCGGCGTGGCGCGCGGCGGTTTCGCGGCCGTGTTCGGCGAAGCGGGCGGCGCGAACGGGGCAGGGCGGGGCGCGGCATCGCGCCAGGGCGATGCGCAGGCGAATGCGGAGCGCGCTTCCCGCGCGAGCTCGCGATGA
- a CDS encoding lysylphosphatidylglycerol synthase domain-containing protein, producing the protein MTKWVRRLGWPLGIALLLGLVAHEGVGDVVRIIGRAGFALLWLVPFHAFPLLLDAHAWRLLLDRRAPLGFLWWVATVREAVNRLLPVVGVGGEIVGIRLARWRVPDVALVSASVIVEVLVTVAVQYAFSALGLVLLLAGTGLGGGARTIALALVLSVPVPVLAFALLRRGGIFHAIERFAGRLLGDTGALLQGVDGKRLDAAIEALMSRSGLLLRAFGWQLAGYVSGALEIYWALALLGHPVSTGGAIAIEAMVQAVRHAAFMVPGGLGVQEATVVLLAQMFGVDRETALSLALVKRARELLFGALALVSWQGAEIVVARREARHEAKHETKHETKHEARHETANRDRRGGSTGNA; encoded by the coding sequence ATGACGAAGTGGGTCCGGCGGCTGGGCTGGCCGCTCGGCATCGCGCTGCTGCTTGGGCTGGTGGCCCACGAAGGCGTCGGCGACGTGGTTCGCATCATCGGACGCGCCGGTTTCGCCCTGCTCTGGCTGGTGCCCTTCCACGCATTTCCCTTGCTGCTCGACGCGCATGCCTGGCGCCTGCTGCTCGACCGGCGCGCGCCGCTGGGCTTCCTCTGGTGGGTCGCCACGGTGCGCGAGGCGGTGAATCGCCTGCTGCCGGTGGTCGGCGTGGGCGGCGAGATCGTCGGGATCCGGCTCGCGCGCTGGCGGGTACCGGACGTGGCGCTCGTGAGCGCCTCGGTGATCGTCGAGGTGCTGGTCACGGTGGCCGTGCAGTACGCGTTCTCCGCGCTCGGGCTGGTGCTGCTGCTGGCCGGCACGGGCCTCGGCGGCGGCGCGAGGACCATCGCACTGGCGCTCGTGCTATCGGTGCCGGTACCCGTGCTGGCCTTCGCGCTGCTGCGGCGCGGCGGGATCTTCCACGCGATCGAGCGTTTCGCCGGCCGGCTGCTCGGCGACACCGGCGCGCTGCTGCAGGGCGTCGACGGCAAGCGGCTCGACGCGGCCATCGAGGCGCTGATGTCGCGCAGCGGCCTGCTGCTGCGCGCCTTCGGCTGGCAGTTGGCCGGCTACGTGAGCGGGGCGCTGGAAATCTACTGGGCGCTGGCCCTGCTCGGGCATCCCGTGTCCACGGGCGGGGCGATCGCCATCGAGGCCATGGTGCAGGCCGTGCGGCACGCGGCCTTCATGGTGCCGGGCGGGCTCGGCGTGCAGGAGGCGACGGTGGTGCTGCTCGCGCAGATGTTCGGCGTCGATCGCGAGACGGCGCTGTCGCTGGCGCTGGTCAAGCGTGCCCGCGAGTTGCTGTTCGGCGCCCTGGCGCTGGTGTCGTGGCAGGGCGCGGAGATCGTCGTGGCGCGTCGCGAGGCCAGACACGAGGCAAAGCACGAGACAAAGCACGAGACAAAGCACGAAGCCAGGCACGAGACCGCCAATCGCGACCGACGAGGCGGCTCGACCGGGAATGCCTGA
- the bamE gene encoding outer membrane protein assembly factor BamE domain-containing protein yields MMESVIRPARPWLLASALAATFLLGGCDSHENEVVVHRLKEFFRAIQPAPLLLRGLKPGVSTEEEVRSRLGKPETERQAIDGSKRLEYPRGPMGDETYMVDIDRNGLFLGATQVLTAENFAMIRPGMTQDEVRQLLGKPTEVAQYPLKPETVWSWRWREDGVNQDAFFNAHFGPDGLVSTTSRSDLPTGR; encoded by the coding sequence ATGATGGAATCGGTAATCCGGCCGGCCCGGCCCTGGCTGCTCGCCTCGGCACTTGCCGCGACGTTTCTGCTCGGCGGCTGCGACAGCCACGAGAACGAGGTGGTCGTGCATCGACTCAAGGAATTCTTTCGTGCGATCCAGCCGGCACCGTTGCTGCTGCGCGGCCTGAAGCCCGGCGTGTCGACCGAGGAGGAGGTGCGCTCGCGCCTGGGCAAGCCGGAGACGGAGCGGCAGGCGATCGACGGCTCGAAGCGGCTCGAGTATCCGCGCGGGCCGATGGGCGACGAGACCTACATGGTCGATATCGACCGCAACGGCTTGTTCCTCGGCGCGACCCAGGTGCTGACGGCCGAGAACTTCGCGATGATCCGCCCCGGCATGACGCAGGACGAGGTGCGCCAGTTGCTGGGCAAGCCAACCGAGGTCGCCCAGTATCCGCTCAAGCCGGAAACGGTCTGGAGCTGGCGCTGGCGCGAGGACGGCGTGAACCAGGACGCGTTCTTCAACGCGCATTTCGGTCCCGACGGGCTGGTATCGACGACCTCGCGCTCGGACCTGCCAACGGGGCGCTGA
- a CDS encoding helix-turn-helix domain-containing protein, translating into MKAGPRNDAHYWRSALIPGADMVTARFTDHAYSPHWHEAYTISLIEGGAERYDYRGTRHVADAGSLPIINPGEIHTGSSAADAGWQCRTFYLPTGFVRQVADEAGLAGTEPPWFGSDIIRDPDLARRALRAHRALEAGADRLAAESMLLDAVSTLLVRYAQARPPSRPIGQDGARVARMKARMLDDLTASLELSVLAEAVGLSKFHALRIFTREVGMAPHAWRNQVRLSRASDALRSGASATEVSVAFGFADQSHFSRHFKKVHGVSPGRWSRSR; encoded by the coding sequence ATGAAGGCTGGCCCCCGAAACGATGCCCATTACTGGCGCTCGGCGCTGATTCCCGGCGCCGACATGGTGACGGCCCGCTTCACCGATCACGCCTATTCGCCTCACTGGCACGAGGCCTACACGATTTCGCTGATCGAGGGCGGCGCGGAGCGCTACGACTACCGCGGCACGCGCCACGTGGCCGATGCCGGCTCGCTGCCGATCATCAATCCCGGCGAAATCCACACCGGGTCGAGCGCGGCCGATGCCGGCTGGCAGTGCCGCACGTTCTATCTGCCGACCGGCTTCGTCCGGCAGGTCGCCGACGAGGCCGGGCTGGCCGGCACCGAGCCGCCCTGGTTCGGCTCGGACATCATCAGGGACCCCGATCTGGCGAGGCGTGCCTTGCGCGCGCATCGCGCGCTGGAAGCCGGCGCGGACCGGCTGGCCGCCGAATCCATGCTGCTCGACGCGGTCTCGACGCTGCTGGTGCGGTACGCGCAGGCGCGGCCCCCTTCACGGCCGATCGGCCAGGATGGGGCGCGGGTGGCGCGCATGAAGGCGCGCATGCTCGACGACCTGACGGCCTCGCTCGAACTGTCGGTGCTGGCCGAGGCCGTCGGCCTGTCGAAGTTTCATGCGCTGCGGATCTTCACGCGCGAGGTCGGCATGGCCCCGCACGCCTGGCGCAACCAGGTACGCCTGTCCCGGGCCAGCGACGCGCTGCGCTCGGGCGCATCGGCCACCGAGGTATCCGTCGCCTTCGGCTTTGCCGACCAGAGCCATTTCAGCCGCCATTTCAAGAAGGTCCACGGCGTATCGCCGGGCCGCTGGAGCCGGTCGCGCTGA
- a CDS encoding thiamine pyrophosphate-binding protein has protein sequence MTVNQQAGPMTGIPSTGGSPAAPEPGKSRRGADILVEVLRSEGVEYVFGNPGTTELSFVDALTGVDGLSYILGLQEAAVVAMADGYAQASGRPGFVNLHTMAGLGHAMGALLNARQANTPLVVTAGQQDTRHVHTGPLLHGELLDIARPAVKWGHEIRHPDEIAVFARRAFQDSCAAPSGPVFLSLPMDVMERTGTAVPPAASVIHHGAIAAALPELAQALASVAPGRIAILAGDEVFVAGASDEVAQLAEALGATVFGSSWPTHLPFPSSHPLWAGNLPGTASAIRQALAPFDAMLVLGGHFSISILYTEGPAVPSSCRLFQLTSDPHQPGRTHACELACVGGIRESLRALLPLLSHSLEGRRQEIEAVLARAADQRARRRGEIRARAESELRRPETTPWAAAHELARALGSGTPLVDESPATMPLIRGMLDTDATRQYYGNRGAILGWGMGAAVGVSLGLGRQPVVAVIGDGSALYAPQALWTAAHERLPVTFVIVNNRSYDILKNFMKSQHHFASVRAGRFIGMDLDEPPIDFLALAASWGLPARRIERAGEIAAAVEHGIASGLPNLVELPVGTA, from the coding sequence ATGACCGTGAATCAGCAGGCCGGCCCCATGACGGGGATCCCATCCACCGGCGGCAGCCCTGCCGCGCCCGAACCCGGCAAGTCGCGTCGCGGCGCCGACATCCTCGTCGAGGTGCTGCGCAGCGAAGGCGTGGAGTATGTGTTCGGCAATCCCGGCACGACCGAGCTGTCCTTTGTCGACGCGCTGACCGGCGTCGATGGCCTGTCCTACATACTGGGCCTGCAGGAGGCCGCGGTGGTGGCGATGGCGGACGGTTACGCCCAGGCTTCCGGGCGTCCCGGTTTCGTCAATCTGCACACGATGGCGGGGCTCGGCCATGCGATGGGCGCGCTGCTCAACGCGAGGCAGGCAAACACGCCCCTGGTCGTGACGGCCGGCCAGCAGGACACGCGGCACGTGCATACCGGGCCGCTGCTGCATGGCGAGCTGCTCGATATCGCCCGGCCGGCGGTCAAGTGGGGGCATGAAATCCGGCATCCCGACGAGATCGCCGTGTTCGCCAGGCGGGCGTTCCAGGACAGTTGCGCCGCGCCTTCGGGGCCGGTGTTCCTGTCCTTGCCGATGGATGTGATGGAGCGCACCGGCACCGCCGTGCCGCCGGCGGCTTCCGTGATCCACCACGGCGCGATCGCGGCCGCGCTGCCCGAGCTGGCGCAGGCGCTGGCATCCGTCGCGCCGGGGCGGATCGCGATACTCGCGGGCGACGAAGTGTTCGTGGCGGGCGCGAGCGACGAGGTGGCGCAGCTTGCCGAGGCGCTCGGCGCGACCGTGTTCGGCTCGTCCTGGCCCACTCATCTGCCGTTCCCGAGCTCGCATCCGCTGTGGGCCGGCAACCTGCCCGGCACGGCATCGGCGATCCGCCAGGCTCTCGCGCCCTTCGACGCGATGCTCGTGCTGGGCGGCCATTTCTCGATTTCCATCCTCTACACCGAAGGGCCGGCCGTGCCGTCCTCCTGCCGGCTGTTTCAACTGACGTCCGATCCGCACCAGCCGGGCCGCACCCATGCATGCGAGCTGGCTTGCGTCGGCGGCATCCGCGAATCGCTGCGCGCGTTGTTGCCCTTGCTGTCCCATAGCCTGGAGGGCCGGCGTCAGGAGATCGAAGCCGTGCTGGCCCGCGCGGCGGACCAGCGCGCGCGGCGCCGCGGCGAGATTCGCGCGCGTGCCGAATCCGAGTTGCGCCGGCCCGAAACGACGCCCTGGGCGGCGGCGCACGAGCTGGCCAGGGCGTTGGGAAGCGGCACGCCGCTGGTCGACGAGTCGCCCGCGACGATGCCGCTGATCCGCGGCATGCTCGACACGGACGCGACGCGGCAGTACTACGGCAATCGCGGGGCGATCCTCGGCTGGGGCATGGGCGCGGCGGTCGGCGTGTCGCTGGGGCTCGGCCGGCAGCCGGTGGTGGCGGTGATCGGCGACGGCTCCGCCCTCTACGCGCCGCAAGCCCTGTGGACGGCCGCGCACGAGCGCCTGCCGGTGACCTTCGTGATCGTCAACAACCGTTCGTACGACATCCTGAAGAACTTCATGAAATCGCAGCATCACTTCGCCAGCGTGCGTGCCGGCCGTTTCATCGGCATGGACCTCGACGAACCGCCGATCGATTTCCTGGCGCTGGCGGCATCCTGGGGCCTGCCGGCACGTCGTATCGAGCGCGCCGGCGAAATCGCGGCGGCCGTCGAACACGGCATCGCCTCGGGCCTGCCGAACCTCGTCGAACTCCCGGTCGGCACGGCCTGA
- a CDS encoding GNAT family N-acetyltransferase encodes MRATEPLPPSVEELLAFDTLTLREHTEQAGDAFDPDAQRERLRQALAAYEIRSVRRDGELVAYAMLRPESASCWFVGAFGIHPRHRGYGVLGELLAQLAELAGARGIREFRSHVYRTNRLSIAFHRKLGFRVTRENDKGFEFVVTLDELANHAAILRATRA; translated from the coding sequence ATGCGCGCGACCGAGCCCTTGCCGCCGTCTGTCGAGGAACTGCTGGCGTTCGATACGCTGACGCTGCGCGAGCATACCGAGCAAGCCGGCGACGCCTTCGATCCCGATGCCCAGCGCGAACGGCTGCGGCAGGCACTGGCCGCCTACGAGATCCGTTCAGTGCGACGCGACGGCGAGCTGGTGGCCTACGCGATGCTGCGTCCGGAATCGGCGAGCTGCTGGTTCGTCGGCGCGTTCGGCATCCACCCCCGGCATCGCGGTTATGGGGTGCTCGGCGAGTTGCTGGCGCAGCTGGCCGAGCTGGCCGGCGCGCGCGGCATCCGCGAATTCAGGAGCCACGTCTACCGCACCAACCGCCTGTCCATCGCCTTCCATCGCAAGCTGGGATTTCGCGTCACGCGCGAGAACGACAAGGGCTTCGAATTCGTCGTCACGCTGGACGAGCTGGCCAATCACGCCGCCATCCTGCGCGCGACCCGCGCGTGA
- a CDS encoding bifunctional helix-turn-helix transcriptional regulator/GNAT family N-acetyltransferase, which yields MDFIDLPEQSRDATILELRDFSRKLVRELGFMRTTLADSELAPSAVHAILEIGMAPGISAKDLGQRLRLDKSNTSRQLARLEAAGYVERHADSEDARISALSLTAEGRRLRSRIDRFATEQVSNALRHLAPADQQNLLRSFALYADALARDNDAKPSPTRAEASRIVEGYLPGCIGDIVGLHARFYAEHYGFPVFFEKLVATELAAFANQLPAAGKALWLHVEQGRVLASLAIDSDLQTGIARLRWFIVDEALQGSGVGRELMTRAMRFVDQQGFRETWLSTFKGLDAARHLYESFGFVLSEEHEGTQWGSRTIEQHFTRARTAS from the coding sequence ATGGATTTCATCGACCTCCCCGAGCAGAGCCGCGACGCGACCATCCTCGAATTGCGGGACTTCTCCCGCAAGCTGGTGCGCGAGCTGGGCTTCATGCGCACCACGCTGGCCGACAGCGAACTCGCGCCCTCGGCGGTGCACGCGATCCTGGAAATCGGCATGGCGCCCGGCATCAGCGCCAAGGACCTCGGGCAGCGGCTGCGCCTGGACAAGTCCAATACCAGCCGGCAGCTCGCCCGCCTGGAGGCGGCAGGCTACGTGGAGCGACACGCCGACAGCGAGGACGCGCGCATCTCGGCGCTGAGCCTGACGGCCGAGGGCAGGAGGCTGCGCAGCCGGATCGACCGCTTCGCCACCGAGCAGGTGTCGAACGCGCTGCGCCACCTGGCACCGGCCGACCAGCAGAACCTGCTGCGCTCGTTCGCGCTCTATGCCGATGCGCTGGCCCGGGACAACGACGCCAAGCCCTCCCCTACCCGCGCCGAGGCCTCGAGGATCGTCGAGGGCTACCTGCCGGGCTGCATCGGCGACATCGTCGGCCTGCATGCGCGCTTCTACGCCGAGCATTACGGCTTCCCGGTGTTCTTCGAAAAGCTGGTGGCCACCGAGCTGGCGGCATTCGCCAACCAGTTGCCGGCCGCGGGCAAGGCGCTCTGGCTGCATGTCGAGCAAGGCCGCGTGCTGGCCTCGCTCGCGATCGACAGCGATCTCCAGACGGGCATCGCGCGCCTGCGCTGGTTCATCGTCGACGAGGCGCTGCAAGGCAGCGGCGTGGGACGCGAGCTGATGACGCGGGCGATGCGTTTCGTCGACCAGCAGGGCTTTCGCGAAACCTGGCTCAGCACCTTCAAGGGGCTGGACGCGGCGCGCCATCTGTACGAGTCCTTCGGTTTCGTGCTGAGCGAGGAACACGAGGGAACGCAATGGGGCAGCAGGACCATCGAGCAGCATTTCACCCGCGCCAGGACGGCATCGTGA
- a CDS encoding ABC transporter permease: MFLYGFGPVIWAGTVQTIELSVLSLAAAVILGLLGAVAKLSANRVMRGIGTAYTTLIRSVPDLVLMLLLFYSIQIWLNDLTDLLGWDQIDIDPFVAGVLTLGFIYGAYFTETFRGAFLSVPRGQLEAGAAYGMSGLRVFTRILFPQMMRFALPGIGNNWQVLVKATALVSIIGLADVVKAAQDAGKSTFNMFFFILVAALIYLAITTVSNLVLRQLERRYSLGVRHAEL; this comes from the coding sequence GTGTTCCTTTACGGATTCGGCCCCGTCATCTGGGCGGGCACCGTGCAGACCATCGAGCTGTCGGTGCTGTCGCTGGCCGCCGCGGTGATCCTGGGCCTGCTCGGCGCCGTCGCGAAGCTGTCCGCCAACCGCGTGATGCGCGGCATCGGCACCGCCTACACCACCCTGATCCGCTCGGTGCCCGACCTGGTGCTGATGCTGCTGCTGTTCTACAGCATCCAGATCTGGCTCAACGACCTGACCGACCTGCTGGGCTGGGACCAGATCGACATCGACCCGTTCGTGGCCGGCGTGCTGACGCTCGGCTTCATCTACGGCGCCTACTTCACGGAAACCTTCCGCGGCGCCTTCCTGTCGGTGCCGCGCGGCCAGTTGGAGGCGGGTGCCGCCTACGGCATGAGCGGCCTGCGCGTGTTCACGCGGATCCTGTTCCCGCAGATGATGCGCTTCGCGCTGCCCGGCATCGGCAACAACTGGCAGGTGCTGGTGAAAGCCACCGCGCTGGTCTCGATCATCGGCCTGGCCGACGTGGTGAAGGCCGCGCAGGACGCCGGCAAGAGCACCTTCAACATGTTCTTCTTCATCCTCGTCGCGGCGCTGATCTACCTGGCGATCACGACGGTCTCCAACCTGGTGCTGCGGCAGCTCGAGCGGCGCTACTCGCTGGGCGTGAGGCACGCGGAACTATGA
- a CDS encoding ABC transporter permease yields MIEILQEFGKAFLFWDGQRLSGLAVTLWLLVASIGIGFVCAIPLAVARVSRKRWLSMPVRAYTYVFRGTPLYVQLLLIYTGMYSLEFVRSHSLLDAFFRSGFHCAILAFALNTCAYTTEIFAGAIRATSHGEVEAARAYGMGGWTLYRRVILPSALRRALPLYSNEVILMLHATTVAFTATVPDILKVARDANSATYMAFQSFGIAALIYLAVSFALVAAFRRAERHWLAYLAAGRH; encoded by the coding sequence ATGATCGAGATCCTCCAGGAATTCGGCAAGGCCTTCCTGTTCTGGGACGGCCAGCGGCTCTCGGGCCTGGCCGTCACCTTGTGGCTGCTGGTCGCCTCGATCGGCATCGGCTTCGTCTGCGCGATTCCGCTGGCGGTGGCGCGCGTCTCGCGCAAGCGCTGGCTGTCGATGCCGGTGCGCGCCTATACCTACGTGTTCCGCGGCACGCCGCTCTACGTGCAACTGCTGCTGATCTACACCGGCATGTACAGCCTGGAGTTCGTGCGATCGCACTCGCTGCTCGACGCCTTCTTCCGCAGCGGCTTCCATTGCGCGATCCTGGCCTTCGCGCTGAACACCTGCGCCTACACCACCGAGATCTTCGCCGGCGCGATCCGCGCCACCTCGCACGGCGAGGTGGAGGCCGCGCGCGCCTACGGCATGGGCGGCTGGACCCTGTATCGCCGCGTGATCCTGCCCTCGGCGCTGCGCCGCGCGCTGCCGCTCTACAGCAACGAGGTGATCCTGATGCTGCATGCCACCACGGTCGCCTTCACGGCCACCGTGCCCGACATCCTGAAGGTGGCGCGCGACGCGAACTCCGCCACCTACATGGCGTTCCAGTCGTTCGGGATCGCCGCGCTGATCTATCTTGCGGTATCGTTCGCACTCGTCGCGGCGTTTCGCCGGGCCGAGCGCCACTGGCTCGCGTATCTCGCGGCCGGCCGTCATTGA
- a CDS encoding ABC transporter ATP-binding protein, with translation MVETTQPNAASKLAAHDIHKRYGDNEVLKGVSLDAKAGDVISIIGASGSGKSTFLRCINFLERPNAGQIVVDGETVRTRADKSGALEVADHKQLQRIRTKLAMVFQHFNLWAHMNVLENVMEAPLHVLGLSRREAEERAREYLEKVGLPPRVEKQYPSHLSGGQQQRVAIARALAMHPDVMLFDEPTSALDPELVGEVLKVMQKLAEEGRTMIVVTHEMGFARNVSNHVMFLHQGRTEEQGDPAEVLSRPQSERLRQFLSGSLK, from the coding sequence TTGGTAGAGACCACGCAGCCGAACGCCGCCAGCAAGCTGGCGGCCCACGACATCCACAAGCGCTACGGCGACAACGAGGTGCTCAAGGGCGTCTCGCTCGACGCCAAGGCCGGCGACGTGATCAGCATCATCGGCGCCAGCGGCTCGGGCAAGAGCACCTTCCTGCGCTGCATCAATTTCCTCGAGCGGCCCAATGCGGGGCAGATCGTGGTCGACGGCGAGACCGTGCGCACCAGGGCCGACAAGAGCGGCGCGCTGGAGGTGGCCGACCACAAGCAGTTGCAGCGCATCCGCACCAAGCTCGCGATGGTGTTCCAGCACTTCAATCTGTGGGCGCACATGAACGTGCTCGAGAACGTGATGGAAGCGCCGCTGCACGTGCTGGGCCTCTCCCGTCGCGAGGCCGAGGAACGCGCGCGCGAGTACCTGGAGAAGGTGGGCCTGCCGCCGCGCGTCGAGAAGCAGTATCCCTCGCATCTGTCGGGCGGCCAGCAGCAGCGCGTGGCGATCGCCCGCGCGCTGGCCATGCATCCCGACGTGATGCTGTTCGACGAGCCCACCTCCGCGCTCGATCCCGAGTTGGTGGGCGAGGTGCTGAAGGTGATGCAGAAGCTGGCCGAGGAAGGCCGCACCATGATCGTGGTGACGCATGAGATGGGCTTCGCGCGCAACGTCTCGAACCACGTGATGTTCCTGCACCAGGGTCGCACCGAGGAGCAGGGCGATCCCGCCGAGGTGCTGTCGCGTCCGCAGAGCGAGCGCCTCAGGCAATTCCTGTCGGGCAGCCTCAAGTAA
- a CDS encoding GlxA family transcriptional regulator, whose protein sequence is MVAAIGRPGGAARATQVAIVALPPVSMSGVGPIVDALALANEIEGRALYRWQVCSWDGKPVPLAGGASWHADAAFNDAVACDWLIVVSERFQQFADYRLFLASLARVGQRTPLVSGIHHGVWWLAMAGQLAGYRVAVNWETYQQFAEQFERTIVTQQIYEIDRDRATCAGGQASIDFMLAMIGRDHGPELPERIADALGCGTPRSGESRQRIPFVTAPGERHPRLNDALQLMEANVEDPLTTDEIASLVGISRRQLERLFRQYLGAMPSKYYLNLRLLKARTQLQRTSKSVVQVSLACGFSSAAHFSNAYRERFGVTPREDRRAWLEKQHGGASEPRAGALVERGDED, encoded by the coding sequence GTGGTGGCAGCGATCGGTCGTCCCGGCGGCGCGGCGCGCGCGACGCAGGTCGCGATCGTCGCGCTGCCGCCCGTGTCGATGTCGGGCGTGGGCCCGATCGTCGATGCACTCGCGCTGGCCAACGAGATCGAGGGCCGGGCGCTCTATCGCTGGCAGGTCTGCTCCTGGGACGGCAAGCCGGTGCCGCTCGCGGGCGGCGCGAGCTGGCACGCCGACGCGGCCTTCAACGACGCTGTCGCCTGCGACTGGCTGATCGTGGTGAGCGAGCGCTTCCAGCAGTTCGCCGACTACCGCCTGTTCCTCGCCAGCCTGGCGCGGGTGGGCCAGCGCACGCCGCTGGTCAGCGGCATCCATCACGGCGTGTGGTGGCTGGCGATGGCGGGGCAACTGGCCGGCTATCGCGTGGCCGTGAACTGGGAGACCTACCAGCAGTTCGCCGAGCAGTTCGAGCGCACCATCGTCACCCAGCAGATCTACGAGATCGACCGCGATCGCGCCACCTGCGCGGGCGGCCAGGCCAGCATCGATTTCATGCTGGCCATGATCGGCCGCGACCACGGTCCCGAGCTGCCCGAGCGGATCGCCGACGCGCTCGGCTGCGGCACGCCGCGCAGCGGCGAGTCGCGCCAGCGGATTCCCTTCGTGACCGCGCCGGGCGAGCGCCATCCGCGCCTCAACGATGCGCTGCAGCTGATGGAGGCGAACGTCGAGGACCCGCTCACCACCGACGAGATCGCGTCCCTGGTCGGCATCTCGCGACGTCAGCTCGAGCGGCTGTTCCGCCAGTATCTCGGCGCGATGCCGTCCAAGTACTACCTGAACCTGCGCCTCTTGAAGGCGCGCACGCAACTGCAGCGCACCAGCAAGTCGGTGGTGCAGGTGAGCCTGGCCTGCGGCTTCTCCTCGGCCGCGCATTTCTCGAACGCCTACCGCGAGCGCTTCGGCGTGACGCCGCGCGAGGATCGCCGCGCCTGGCTGGAGAAGCAGCATGGCGGCGCGAGCGAGCCGCGCGCCGGCGCGCTGGTGGAGCGCGGCGACGAGGATTGA